In Candidatus Methanosphaera massiliense, the following are encoded in one genomic region:
- a CDS encoding transposase, with translation MEVNTKNNAFHFVITLCHYRIENMTNRLGKQLIKDAINNENLSDEKIKKYLSSKSLNEMDLINKINDELYNDNSKQISIEKIQKICRKEDNNNSRKIGYEKRLRLLNNLSNPKIMEINSKEKRINIILDNARIHHAKIVEKACEILNINLIFLKPYCPDLNPIEDVWRKIKSKIYKSMYENLNKLIEIFEREFYKIVDLTSFYTNWVNEYLGINIW, from the coding sequence ATGGAGGTAAATACAAAAAACAATGCATTTCACTTTGTAATTACCTTATGCCATTACCGTATTGAAAACATGACTAATAGATTAGGTAAACAATTAATCAAAGATGCAATAAACAATGAAAACTTATCTGATGAAAAAATAAAAAAATATCTATCCTCTAAATCACTAAATGAAATGGATTTGATAAATAAAATCAATGATGAACTATATAATGACAATTCCAAACAAATTTCCATAGAAAAAATTCAAAAGATTTGCAGGAAAGAAGACAACAACAATTCAAGAAAAATAGGGTATGAAAAAAGATTAAGATTACTGAATAACCTATCAAATCCAAAAATAATGGAAATAAACTCAAAAGAAAAAAGAATAAATATTATTTTAGATAACGCAAGAATACATCATGCTAAAATTGTTGAAAAAGCCTGTGAAATATTGAACATAAATTTAATCTTTTTAAAACCATATTGCCCTGATTTAAATCCAATTGAAGATGTATGGCGTAAAATTAAATCTAAAATATATAAATCAATGTATGAAAATTTAAACAAATTAATAGAAATATTTGAACGTGAATTCTATAAAATAGTTGATTTAACATCATTTTACACAAATTGGGTTAATGAATATTTAGGTATAAACATTTGGTAA
- a CDS encoding response regulator — MKNTILIVEDESITALDLKFTLEELGYNVIDITDNGQDAINIAAETSPDLTIMDIKLKGEMNGIEAAKKLSELNLPVIFLTAYTDDDTFNKIINDLSVYGFISKPFNKKTIGMSIDFAIKRAKIDAEKLNIAHGFVKK, encoded by the coding sequence ATGAAAAATACTATATTAATTGTAGAAGATGAATCAATTACAGCACTCGATTTAAAATTTACTCTTGAAGAATTAGGCTATAACGTTATAGATATCACAGATAATGGTCAAGATGCAATTAATATTGCAGCTGAGACATCACCTGATTTAACAATTATGGATATTAAATTGAAAGGTGAAATGAATGGTATCGAAGCAGCTAAAAAACTTTCAGAACTTAATTTACCGGTTATTTTTCTAACCGCATACACTGATGATGATACATTTAATAAGATAATAAATGATTTATCTGTTTATGGATTTATTTCAAAGCCATTTAATAAGAAAACTATTGGTATGAGTATAGACTTTGCAATTAAACGTGCGAAAATCGATGCTGAAAAGCTTAACATTGCCCATGGATTTGTAAAAAAATAA
- a CDS encoding glycosyltransferase — protein MDDYNENLKLDSFLNKDDSNQKEVNKRQNSDNSIDFTEDKSFDEGNKTVDLDKNISDDNLIYEIANSEISSLKDVDDAKELTININDEPTIKSLNERIPKVYIVSKNKKAIRNIEKTLTNEHYDLVGISDNSEEALYFIEENLPDIVFLSLDINGKKNGEELGKLINKLDIPIIYIFNIEDNLTQSNFIETNYGFIFDEYSTNEIKFVIKVALKKHTSNVKTVIDVKSRMTKKNIELGIEKLYSGLLLVLSIILIISGIIAKNVTFLQWIIFIPSVMMIFLAVISLFKMEEPKPYDKPPFVSIIIPAHNEQYTIEDTVRSIVNMDYTYNGKPNYELIVVNDGSDDKTGEILSDLKKEYPHLRIITRKPPKSGKGKGFVLNDALALSYGSILGVFDADTWVKPDFLTKLIPYLNNPKVQGVQCRVRMYNKDYNFLTNMQDVEFSGFGNILRAKDNLKFNGFLGGNGQFVKKDAIIKAGKWDGFAVTEDLNLSVKLLISGGEIRYCPEVSVYQEAVDNWHDFMKQRVRWAMGNFETLFVYFSRILTCKLPFYKKVGIIFHISNYAFNLFIFVGFLIFIINIIGWFVLHIPTVIRMEAPLIIGIISAVGFFPGISIALIRDDKKYLKFIKDLIEYWIYCFHLIPLFFITMWDMITRVERRWAKTTHKGIENEENKNQRLEGKNEKEGYVN, from the coding sequence TTGGATGATTATAATGAAAATTTAAAATTAGATAGTTTTTTAAATAAAGATGATTCAAACCAGAAAGAAGTTAATAAAAGACAAAATTCTGATAATAGTATTGATTTCACTGAGGATAAATCTTTTGATGAAGGTAATAAAACAGTAGATTTAGATAAAAATATATCTGATGATAATCTTATTTATGAAATTGCTAATAGTGAAATTTCTTCATTAAAAGATGTTGATGATGCTAAAGAATTAACTATAAATATTAATGATGAACCGACTATCAAGAGCCTAAATGAAAGAATTCCTAAGGTATATATTGTTTCTAAGAATAAAAAAGCTATAAGAAACATTGAAAAAACATTAACAAATGAGCATTATGATCTTGTAGGTATTTCAGATAATAGTGAAGAAGCTCTTTACTTTATCGAGGAGAATTTGCCAGATATTGTTTTTTTAAGTTTAGATATAAATGGTAAAAAAAATGGTGAAGAGTTAGGTAAATTAATTAACAAATTAGATATTCCTATAATTTATATCTTCAATATCGAGGATAATTTAACTCAAAGTAATTTTATAGAGACAAATTATGGATTTATTTTTGATGAATATTCAACTAATGAAATTAAATTTGTTATTAAAGTTGCTCTTAAAAAACACACATCTAACGTGAAAACAGTAATTGATGTTAAATCAAGGATGACTAAGAAAAATATTGAATTAGGTATTGAGAAATTATATTCTGGATTACTTCTAGTTCTTTCAATAATTCTTATAATATCAGGTATTATAGCAAAGAATGTAACATTCCTGCAATGGATTATTTTTATTCCTTCTGTAATGATGATATTTCTAGCAGTGATAAGTTTATTTAAAATGGAAGAACCAAAACCCTATGATAAACCACCATTTGTATCAATTATTATTCCAGCACATAATGAACAGTATACTATTGAAGATACCGTTAGAAGTATTGTGAATATGGATTATACATATAATGGTAAACCTAATTATGAGCTTATCGTGGTAAATGATGGTTCTGATGATAAAACTGGTGAAATTTTATCTGATCTTAAGAAGGAATATCCTCATTTAAGAATAATTACTCGTAAACCACCTAAATCAGGTAAAGGTAAGGGATTTGTACTCAATGATGCATTAGCATTATCTTATGGTTCTATTCTAGGAGTTTTCGATGCTGATACATGGGTAAAACCAGATTTTTTAACTAAATTGATCCCATATCTAAATAATCCTAAAGTACAGGGTGTTCAATGTCGAGTAAGAATGTATAATAAAGATTATAATTTCCTAACTAACATGCAAGATGTAGAATTTTCAGGTTTTGGAAACATACTTAGAGCTAAAGATAATCTTAAATTTAATGGATTTCTTGGCGGAAATGGTCAATTTGTTAAAAAAGATGCAATAATTAAAGCAGGTAAATGGGATGGATTTGCTGTTACTGAAGATTTAAATCTAAGTGTTAAACTATTAATTAGTGGTGGAGAGATAAGATATTGTCCAGAGGTTTCTGTTTACCAGGAAGCTGTTGATAATTGGCATGACTTTATGAAACAAAGAGTTCGCTGGGCTATGGGTAACTTCGAAACATTATTTGTTTATTTCTCCAGAATTCTTACATGTAAATTACCTTTCTACAAAAAGGTGGGTATTATTTTCCATATAAGTAATTATGCATTTAATTTATTCATTTTCGTTGGTTTTTTAATATTTATCATTAATATAATTGGATGGTTTGTGTTACATATACCTACGGTTATCCGTATGGAAGCACCTTTAATAATTGGTATTATTTCAGCGGTTGGATTTTTCCCTGGAATAAGTATTGCACTTATACGTGATGACAAGAAATATCTTAAATTTATCAAGGATTTAATAGAGTATTGGATTTATTGTTTCCACTTAATCCCCTTGTTCTTTATAACAATGTGGGATATGATAACAAGAGTTGAGAGAAGATGGGCTAAAACTACCCATAAAGGCATAGAAAATGAAGAAAATAAAAATCAAAGATTAGAGGGAAAAAATGAGAAAGAAGGATATGTTAATTAG
- a CDS encoding response regulator, with the protein MVIEDEAIIALDLSYKLIDKGFTVYQTDDYYKALEYIPDKKPDIIIIDLKLKHGYNGMDIYNKYKDDDYKFIFISGQDHTKELDELIETGKVQFIDKPFTFEDLFKKINSILDS; encoded by the coding sequence ATGGTAATCGAAGATGAAGCTATAATAGCTTTAGATTTATCTTATAAATTAATAGATAAAGGATTTACTGTTTATCAAACTGATGATTATTATAAAGCATTAGAATACATTCCAGATAAAAAACCGGATATAATTATTATAGATTTAAAACTGAAACATGGTTACAATGGAATGGATATTTACAATAAATATAAAGATGATGATTATAAATTTATTTTCATTTCTGGTCAGGATCATACAAAAGAATTAGATGAGTTAATAGAAACGGGAAAAGTGCAATTTATAGATAAACCATTTACTTTCGAGGACTTATTTAAAAAAATCAATTCTATATTAGATAGTTGA
- a CDS encoding sensor histidine kinase has product MFTAYLVSVTIDDKPGLFVTIIHDKGVIEDKIGLMETSKQKDLLLKEVHHRVKNNLQILNSLINLQQRFGYSDHSIIDSMKLFISSMALIHEKIYHGNDLGYVDLSSFFNQFKDLFSEMYSSFEIDFKYTIEEDLSLDVQTMIPLLLILNEECINSIKHAFPDDFEGEKEIFCHLETEGENILFTYKDNGIGLNDSDNGDSLGQILITALVKQIDGKIIIINKHEKGFISKIKFPYRKN; this is encoded by the coding sequence ATGTTTACAGCATACTTAGTAAGTGTTACTATAGATGATAAACCAGGATTATTTGTTACTATTATACATGATAAAGGAGTAATTGAAGATAAAATAGGTCTTATGGAAACATCCAAACAAAAGGATTTATTACTTAAAGAAGTTCATCACAGAGTTAAGAATAACTTACAAATTTTAAATAGTTTAATAAATCTTCAACAAAGATTTGGATATTCTGATCATAGTATAATTGATTCTATGAAACTATTTATCTCTTCAATGGCCTTGATACATGAAAAAATCTATCATGGAAATGATTTGGGATATGTTGATTTATCTAGCTTCTTTAATCAATTTAAAGACCTCTTTTCAGAAATGTACTCTAGTTTCGAAATCGATTTCAAGTATACTATTGAAGAAGATTTATCATTAGATGTTCAGACAATGATTCCATTATTATTAATTCTTAACGAAGAGTGTATAAATTCAATTAAACATGCTTTTCCTGATGATTTTGAAGGTGAAAAAGAAATCTTTTGTCATTTAGAAACAGAAGGCGAAAATATCCTGTTTACATATAAAGATAACGGTATTGGATTAAACGACAGTGATAATGGTGACTCATTAGGTCAAATACTTATAACAGCTCTAGTTAAACAAATTGATGGTAAAATAATTATTATCAACAAACATGAAAAAGGTTTTATTTCAAAAATTAAATTTCCTTATCGTAAAAACTAA
- a CDS encoding helix-turn-helix domain-containing protein — translation MEKFNNKIEKHLELSEISDMLKEYKEYYTVYRRLLLINMVANGESIAKASKNINISRKTGERWVKQYNENGVDGLFSNYSNCGRKSYLTDQQLKELNEIITGNEEKYNLKDVRNLIKEKYGITYSEKQVWVITRQKLNLNYGKPFIKYNTRPKNPEEDLKKN, via the coding sequence ATGGAAAAATTTAATAATAAAATTGAAAAACATTTAGAACTTTCAGAAATTTCAGACATGCTGAAAGAGTACAAGGAATATTACACTGTTTATAGGCGTCTTTTGTTAATTAACATGGTTGCAAATGGTGAAAGTATTGCTAAAGCCTCAAAAAACATTAATATTTCAAGAAAAACAGGCGAACGTTGGGTCAAACAATATAATGAAAATGGCGTTGATGGTTTATTTTCAAATTATTCCAATTGTGGAAGAAAATCATATTTAACTGATCAACAATTAAAAGAATTGAATGAAATCATAACTGGAAATGAAGAGAAATATAATTTAAAAGATGTACGAAACTTAATTAAAGAAAAATATGGTATAACATATAGTGAGAAGCAAGTATGGGTTATTACAAGACAAAAATTAAATTTAAACTATGGAAAACCATTCATTAAATACAACACACGTCCTAAGAATCCTGAAGAAGATCTTAAAAAAAACTAA
- a CDS encoding universal stress protein encodes MYKKILLPTDGSKNSYKAIKHAYEIAKDEDAEILVLNVVDSKHLTSLPEDALTDEALSVFEKQSEVVTERVVKQIEEIDSDFATKVSTLSVEGNPVDAILKVSEKKDIDLIVIASSGKHMLDRFLLGSVTEKTIRYSKVPVLVIPTTEK; translated from the coding sequence ATGTATAAAAAAATATTATTACCAACAGATGGTTCTAAAAATTCATACAAAGCAATAAAACATGCATATGAAATAGCTAAAGATGAGGATGCAGAAATACTAGTATTAAATGTAGTGGATAGTAAACATCTAACTAGCCTTCCAGAAGATGCATTAACTGATGAAGCACTATCTGTATTTGAAAAACAAAGTGAAGTAGTAACAGAAAGAGTAGTAAAGCAGATAGAAGAGATTGATTCAGACTTTGCTACTAAAGTATCAACACTATCAGTAGAAGGAAACCCAGTAGATGCAATACTAAAAGTCAGTGAGAAAAAAGACATAGACTTAATAGTAATTGCAAGCAGTGGTAAACACATGCTAGACAGATTCCTTTTAGGAAGTGTAACAGAAAAAACAATCAGATACTCAAAAGTACCTGTACTAGTAATACCTACAACAGAAAAATAA
- the bsh gene encoding choloylglycine hydrolase has product MCTAANYISKDHYFGRNFDYELSYNEKITITPRNYPLEFRVEDTIDNHYAFIGVTAGIETYPLYYDATNEKGLSVAGLNFSEFADYKEVDNEKTNVASFEFIPWILSQCSNVKEARKLLDNLNIVNIQFSDELPNSSLHWIISDRNESITVETVKEGLKVYDNPVGVLTNNPPFDKQLFNLNNYRYLSSKTPDNTFSTELDLMPYSRGMGGLGLPGDLSSMSRFVKASFTKMNSLSSEDELESVSQFFHILGSVEQQRGLAFISEPDKYEITIYSSCVNTDKGIYYYKTYENSQINAVNMNNEDLNSDTLISYPLINKQNVNYQN; this is encoded by the coding sequence ATGTGTACAGCAGCAAATTATATATCAAAAGACCATTATTTCGGACGTAATTTTGATTATGAATTGTCCTATAATGAAAAAATTACTATAACTCCTAGAAATTATCCTTTGGAATTTAGAGTTGAAGATACAATAGATAATCATTATGCTTTTATTGGTGTTACTGCTGGTATAGAAACTTATCCATTATATTATGATGCAACAAATGAAAAAGGATTAAGTGTTGCCGGTTTAAACTTCAGTGAGTTTGCAGATTATAAAGAGGTAGATAATGAAAAAACTAACGTAGCATCTTTTGAATTTATTCCATGGATATTATCACAATGTAGTAATGTTAAAGAAGCAAGAAAACTACTGGATAATCTAAACATAGTCAACATTCAATTTTCAGACGAACTTCCTAATTCATCACTGCACTGGATTATCTCTGATAGGAATGAATCCATCACTGTAGAAACAGTTAAAGAAGGATTAAAAGTTTATGATAATCCAGTAGGCGTTTTAACAAATAATCCTCCATTTGATAAACAACTATTTAACTTAAACAATTATAGATATTTATCTAGTAAAACACCAGACAACACATTTAGTACAGAATTAGATTTAATGCCATACAGTAGAGGAATGGGTGGATTAGGATTACCGGGGGATTTATCTTCAATGTCCAGGTTTGTAAAAGCAAGTTTTACTAAAATGAATTCATTATCCAGTGAAGATGAACTTGAAAGTGTAAGTCAATTCTTCCACATTTTAGGATCAGTAGAACAACAAAGAGGCCTTGCATTTATCAGTGAACCAGATAAATATGAAATTACAATATATTCTTCATGCGTAAATACTGATAAAGGAATTTATTATTATAAAACATATGAAAATAGTCAAATTAATGCAGTTAACATGAATAATGAAGATTTAAACTCTGATACATTAATATCATATCCATTAATTAATAAACAAAATGTAAATTATCAAAATTAG
- a CDS encoding PH domain-containing protein, with protein MALFDKLAGYASVETGTDYVSEFFVEGEEIIQQFQFLRDQIILTNYGIYDVDVQGLTGKKVEVKFFPKDTIKTISFETAGTLDFDVDIKIGVTNNTTVTAEGAAFSAPLSFKVPSEQANEAKQIVNLVKIHYLL; from the coding sequence ATGGCTTTATTTGATAAATTAGCAGGATATGCAAGTGTAGAAACAGGTACCGATTACGTATCAGAATTCTTTGTAGAAGGAGAAGAAATCATACAACAATTTCAATTCCTACGAGACCAAATTATACTAACAAACTATGGAATATATGATGTAGATGTACAAGGATTAACAGGAAAAAAGGTAGAAGTAAAATTCTTCCCGAAAGATACAATAAAAACAATATCATTTGAAACAGCAGGTACACTAGATTTTGATGTAGACATAAAAATAGGTGTAACAAACAATACAACAGTAACAGCAGAAGGAGCAGCATTCAGTGCACCTCTTTCATTTAAAGTACCCTCAGAACAAGCAAATGAAGCAAAACAAATTGTTAATCTAGTAAAAATACATTACTTATTATAA